From Oscillospiraceae bacterium CM, a single genomic window includes:
- a CDS encoding ATP-binding cassette domain-containing protein, with product MNIIEVRDLCYSYEDDEAALDHVSLDIKAGITTAVLGGNGAGKSTLFLNLNGVLTPKSGRVFFEGHAIDYGKKNLLDIRRKIGIVFQDPDDQLFSASVTKDISFGLMKLGLTRAEIEARIDRVVRQTGIGHIISKPTHALSFGQKKRVAIAGVLVMEPSVIILDEPTAGLDPQGVSEILNLLREIRAACGITIIISTHDIDLVPLYCDEAIVLDRGKVIFSGTPERLFTEPDFLRAHNLRLPRINHLMNILHNKDNLDVDTTASTISQARRSIKELLGTEPHNHQ from the coding sequence ATGAACATCATTGAAGTCAGAGACCTTTGCTACAGCTATGAGGACGATGAAGCGGCGCTTGACCACGTCAGCCTCGACATCAAAGCGGGGATAACAACAGCCGTTCTCGGCGGCAACGGTGCCGGTAAGTCAACGCTGTTTCTCAATCTAAACGGCGTTCTGACGCCGAAAAGCGGGCGTGTCTTCTTCGAGGGCCATGCGATTGATTATGGTAAAAAGAATCTCCTGGACATCAGGCGAAAGATCGGTATTGTCTTTCAAGACCCGGACGACCAGCTCTTTTCCGCCAGCGTCACAAAAGATATCTCTTTCGGCCTTATGAAGCTTGGTCTCACGCGTGCGGAGATAGAGGCGCGGATTGATCGTGTCGTCCGCCAAACAGGCATTGGGCACATCATTTCAAAGCCTACGCATGCCTTGAGCTTCGGGCAGAAAAAGCGCGTGGCTATCGCCGGCGTTCTCGTCATGGAGCCATCTGTTATCATCCTTGATGAACCGACGGCCGGGCTTGACCCGCAAGGCGTGAGCGAAATATTAAACCTGCTCCGGGAAATCAGGGCAGCTTGCGGCATCACCATCATCATCTCCACACATGACATTGACCTCGTCCCGCTCTATTGCGACGAGGCGATCGTTCTCGACCGGGGGAAGGTGATCTTCAGCGGCACGCCGGAACGGCTGTTCACAGAGCCGGATTTTCTCCGGGCGCACAATCTGCGCCTGCCGCGTATCAATCATTTGATGAACATCCTGCACAATAAGGATAACCTCGACGTCGACACGACGGCCTCCACCATCTCGCAGGCACGCCGGAGCATCAAAGAGCTTCTCGGCACGGAGCCTCATAACCATCAGTAA
- the cobI gene encoding precorrin-2 C(20)-methyltransferase produces MPGVLYGVGVGPGDPELITLKAARIIRKCPIIVVPKSGDGERVALSIARQAVPELVDKQLVELDMPMTRDQALLRACHEKAAETIATYLDGGADVAFLTLGDPCIYSTYIYVDRLIRRMGHTAEIISGVPSFCAVSAKLGDALVETAQPLHIIPGSYGSLRENLAMPGTKVLMKSGKAFPDVKAALSDLGLTANANMVVSCGMPDEKVYGTLENVSEVPGYFTIIVVKENESMGGK; encoded by the coding sequence ATGCCAGGAGTTTTATATGGCGTGGGCGTCGGGCCGGGTGACCCGGAGCTCATCACCCTCAAAGCCGCCCGCATTATCAGAAAATGCCCTATTATCGTCGTGCCGAAATCGGGAGACGGTGAGCGCGTTGCCCTCAGCATCGCGCGGCAGGCCGTGCCCGAGCTTGTCGACAAGCAGCTTGTTGAGCTGGACATGCCCATGACGCGGGATCAGGCGCTCCTGCGCGCCTGTCATGAAAAAGCGGCTGAAACGATCGCCACGTATCTTGACGGCGGGGCGGATGTGGCGTTTCTCACGCTTGGCGACCCGTGTATTTATTCAACGTATATCTACGTAGACCGCCTCATCCGGCGAATGGGCCATACGGCGGAAATTATTTCCGGTGTACCGTCATTCTGTGCCGTCTCGGCAAAGCTTGGTGACGCGCTTGTCGAGACGGCTCAGCCGCTGCATATCATCCCGGGATCTTACGGCAGCCTCCGCGAAAATCTTGCCATGCCCGGCACAAAAGTTTTAATGAAGAGCGGCAAAGCCTTTCCCGACGTAAAGGCGGCGCTGTCAGATTTGGGTCTCACCGCAAACGCCAATATGGTTGTCAGCTGCGGGATGCCTGACGAGAAGGTCTATGGCACGTTGGAGAACGTTTCGGAAGTGCCTGGTTATTTCACAATAATCGTTGTCAAAGAAAACGAATCAATGGGCGGAAAGTGA
- a CDS encoding energy-coupling factor ABC transporter permease, whose amino-acid sequence MNKLLCEKNALKASVIVSILLAFPTMTVGAMHIMEGFLPPLWCIAWGALCIPFIVKGFFSIKKKVAGNSKTLLLLAMCGAFAFVLSALKLPSVTGSCSHPTGVGLGAVLFGPTSMSVIGIIVLLFQAILLAHGGLTTLGANTFSMGIAGPFAAFGVYWLFKKLKTPVGVAIFLAAFLGDLFTYVVTSFQLAFAFPDPSGGVIVSAVKFLGVFAVTQIPLAISEGILTVVVYQGIKKYSRPELEELQAI is encoded by the coding sequence ATGAATAAACTGCTATGCGAAAAAAATGCCTTAAAAGCATCCGTTATCGTATCCATCCTGCTGGCCTTTCCAACAATGACCGTCGGTGCCATGCACATTATGGAAGGCTTCCTGCCGCCCCTCTGGTGTATCGCCTGGGGTGCGTTATGCATTCCGTTTATCGTGAAGGGCTTTTTCTCGATCAAAAAGAAAGTTGCCGGTAATTCAAAAACGCTTTTACTGCTGGCAATGTGCGGCGCTTTTGCATTTGTTCTGTCGGCGCTGAAGCTGCCGTCTGTTACGGGCAGTTGCTCACATCCAACGGGCGTCGGTCTTGGTGCTGTATTATTCGGGCCGACATCCATGTCAGTGATCGGCATCATTGTTTTATTATTTCAGGCGATTCTGCTGGCCCACGGCGGTCTGACCACCTTGGGTGCAAACACGTTTTCCATGGGCATTGCCGGGCCTTTCGCGGCTTTCGGTGTCTACTGGCTTTTTAAAAAGCTTAAAACGCCGGTCGGCGTTGCCATTTTTCTTGCCGCTTTCCTCGGCGATCTGTTTACATATGTCGTTACATCCTTTCAGCTTGCCTTTGCCTTCCCGGACCCGTCTGGCGGCGTTATTGTTTCGGCTGTCAAGTTCCTGGGCGTTTTTGCCGTAACACAAATACCGCTGGCGATTTCAGAAGGCATCCTTACCGTGGTCGTCTATCAGGGCATCAAAAAATACAGCCGTCCGGAGCTTGAAGAACTTCAGGCCATTTGA
- the hemA gene encoding glutamyl-tRNA reductase — MNICMAGIDFNKASIEYRERFALTKTAQAAMLGRVGSYTGVSGCVIISTCNRMELWTHHTGAPKHNPFDILCELFHIDAANYKKFFTCRVGKEAVRHLFELAAGLKSLIFGEEQILSQVKEAIDFARASRSSDSVLDSLFRRAVTAAKKAKTAVRLTPVDCSAAMTAVEILKEKFSDLNGLPCLVIGSGEMGRLAAESLVGEGADVTVTLRQYSNGATTAPPGCRAIDYEARYSLLGASAVIISATRSPHYTLLYDDAKTHFTGSEKMLFDLAVPRDINPQIGVLPHITLYDIDHLGGSMALDAENAAVGQVLSILDAEIAEFDRWRRVRSLMPKITELGVAASTEVSERIRHNLRHVSLDDSARRLVHNAAGQAVSKVVENILLSLEKNADDELFASFISDMQDEAALKPMDNDSPNLPPRFPLFLDLSGKEVVVVGAGPVACRRIKTLLSYPCRITVIAPDVHEEINGFHQRKEITLYQKAYEPRDLENAFLVIAATDSRSLNHQIALDAEKAGQHCSIADCKEECSFFFPATVHYNGGVIGICGTGDNHTRTKNITDDIREFIKTREQL; from the coding sequence ATGAACATCTGCATGGCGGGCATTGATTTCAATAAAGCCTCAATTGAATACAGAGAGCGCTTTGCGCTGACGAAAACGGCGCAGGCGGCGATGCTGGGCCGCGTCGGTTCATACACCGGCGTTTCCGGCTGCGTCATCATCAGCACGTGCAACAGAATGGAGCTTTGGACGCATCATACGGGGGCACCCAAGCACAACCCGTTTGATATCCTTTGTGAACTCTTTCACATCGACGCTGCCAACTACAAAAAATTCTTTACCTGCCGGGTGGGCAAGGAGGCTGTCCGTCATCTGTTTGAGCTTGCTGCGGGTTTAAAATCCCTGATTTTCGGTGAGGAACAGATTTTATCGCAGGTCAAGGAAGCCATCGATTTTGCCCGGGCAAGCCGGTCGTCAGACTCGGTGCTCGATTCTCTCTTCCGCCGCGCCGTCACCGCCGCGAAGAAAGCGAAAACAGCCGTGCGTTTGACGCCGGTTGACTGCTCCGCCGCGATGACGGCCGTCGAAATCCTGAAAGAAAAATTCAGCGACCTGAACGGCCTGCCCTGCCTCGTCATCGGCAGCGGTGAGATGGGCCGTCTGGCGGCAGAAAGTCTTGTTGGCGAGGGTGCCGATGTCACCGTCACGCTGCGCCAATACAGCAATGGCGCGACAACGGCTCCCCCGGGCTGCCGCGCGATTGATTATGAGGCGCGTTATAGCCTGCTTGGCGCGAGTGCGGTCATCATCAGCGCGACGAGAAGCCCGCACTATACGCTCTTGTACGACGATGCCAAAACGCATTTCACCGGTTCGGAAAAAATGCTGTTTGATCTGGCCGTACCGCGTGATATTAACCCACAAATCGGCGTGCTGCCGCACATAACGCTTTACGATATAGACCATCTCGGCGGGAGCATGGCGCTTGACGCCGAAAATGCGGCTGTTGGACAGGTTTTGTCGATTCTTGATGCGGAAATCGCGGAATTTGACCGCTGGCGCCGCGTGCGCTCTCTCATGCCGAAAATCACAGAACTCGGCGTCGCCGCGTCGACAGAGGTATCAGAACGGATACGCCACAATCTGCGGCATGTGTCACTTGACGACAGCGCCCGCCGGCTTGTTCACAATGCGGCTGGCCAGGCTGTTTCAAAGGTCGTTGAGAATATTCTGCTGAGTCTTGAGAAAAACGCCGACGATGAGCTGTTCGCCAGCTTTATATCCGATATGCAGGATGAAGCGGCTCTCAAACCGATGGACAACGACTCGCCCAATTTGCCGCCGCGCTTTCCACTCTTTCTGGATCTCTCCGGTAAAGAAGTCGTCGTTGTCGGGGCTGGCCCGGTAGCCTGCCGCCGCATTAAAACACTTTTGTCCTATCCATGCCGGATCACCGTCATCGCCCCTGACGTCCATGAGGAAATCAACGGTTTTCATCAGCGAAAAGAAATTACGCTGTACCAAAAAGCGTATGAGCCCCGTGATCTTGAAAACGCCTTTTTAGTTATTGCGGCGACCGACAGCAGATCGCTCAATCATCAGATTGCGCTCGATGCCGAAAAGGCCGGCCAACATTGCAGTATCGCCGACTGCAAAGAAGAGTGCAGCTTCTTCTTCCCGGCAACGGTTCATTATAACGGCGGGGTTATCGGCATTTGCGGCACCGGCGACAATCACACCCGGACGAAAAACATCACAGACGATATCCGCGAATTTATTAAAACAAGGGAACAGCTATGA
- a CDS encoding energy-coupling factor ABC transporter substrate-binding protein — MKLWQKNIFLIILVVIIAAIPLVFIRGEYGGSDDQAQSVIAEIDKDYKPWAHALFEPPSGEIASLLFALQASIGAGIIGFGFGRLSAKYKAGDKN, encoded by the coding sequence ATGAAACTCTGGCAGAAAAATATTTTTCTTATCATTCTTGTCGTAATAATTGCCGCTATCCCATTGGTGTTTATACGCGGTGAATACGGCGGATCAGACGATCAGGCCCAATCTGTTATCGCCGAAATTGACAAGGACTATAAACCATGGGCGCACGCACTTTTTGAACCGCCGAGTGGCGAAATCGCGTCTCTTCTCTTTGCGCTGCAGGCATCTATCGGCGCAGGGATTATTGGTTTCGGCTTCGGCAGACTGTCAGCCAAATACAAAGCGGGCGACAAGAATTGA
- the cbiQ gene encoding cobalt ECF transporter T component CbiQ — MSHIDQYAYQSKLAPVKAGTKLLYALTVMAICLFSGSELVSVLTIIIMSAVTLLLGGCRWQRYLRLLAIPLTFLVTGTITVLITRLRPTDVSIVSISLFGGIYGISAASLDTGIMIFLRALGAVTCLYFFSLNTPMNAFLSLLRRKAPGLFVELMELIYRFIFVIWEEAGKIHTAQASRLGYDGFKRSMASLAELVTSVFLRAFRRVDRVNVALASRGFDGNFELLTEREAPSRILTALTLATVTVLTAAAILERLYL, encoded by the coding sequence TTGAGCCATATTGATCAATACGCCTATCAGTCAAAGCTGGCGCCGGTCAAAGCCGGCACGAAACTCCTGTATGCGCTGACCGTCATGGCTATCTGTCTCTTTTCCGGCTCAGAGCTCGTCAGCGTGTTAACGATTATCATCATGTCGGCAGTTACGCTCCTCTTGGGCGGCTGTCGATGGCAGCGCTACCTGCGCCTTTTAGCGATCCCCCTGACTTTTCTCGTAACAGGGACAATAACCGTTCTCATCACCCGCCTTCGTCCGACGGACGTCTCCATTGTCTCCATCTCTCTATTCGGCGGAATATACGGCATCAGCGCCGCGTCGCTCGATACCGGGATTATGATTTTTTTACGAGCGCTTGGCGCTGTCACCTGCCTTTATTTCTTTTCGCTGAATACACCGATGAACGCTTTTTTATCGCTGCTGCGGCGAAAAGCCCCCGGCCTTTTCGTCGAACTGATGGAGCTCATTTACCGCTTTATTTTTGTCATTTGGGAGGAAGCGGGGAAGATTCATACGGCGCAGGCGTCCAGGCTCGGGTATGACGGTTTCAAACGGAGCATGGCGTCTTTGGCAGAGCTTGTGACGAGCGTTTTCCTCCGTGCCTTCCGGCGTGTTGACCGTGTGAATGTGGCGCTGGCGTCACGCGGCTTTGACGGCAATTTTGAGCTTCTGACCGAACGAGAGGCGCCCAGCCGGATATTAACAGCGCTCACCCTTGCCACCGTCACCGTCCTGACGGCAGCCGCTATCCTTGAAAGGCTTTATCTATGA